A stretch of DNA from Allomeiothermus silvanus DSM 9946:
GGAGAGGCTAATGTGAACCCCGCCCGCGGCGTATGTTTGCGGCGATGGCCGGGTAGCGAGTCTAGGGGAACACATCTAGCAGATGGGCTTTCACTTGGAACGCTACCCCTGAGTACCGGCGCCAGCCGGGGGCCGATGGCCCTTCACTGCCCTACGGTCGGCGAAACAAACATCTCGGGCGGGGGCCCCAAATAGCTAAAGCCAGAGGTCACGCCCCGACTGCTCTCAGCACCTCGCCCAGTACGTCCAGCGCGATATCCGCCTCTTCGAGGGTCAAGATCAGCGGGGGGGCCAGTCGCACCGTACTGGGCCCTGCCGAGAGGACCAGCAGGCCTTTCTCGAAGGCTTTTTGCTGAACCTGGTCGCGCAGGGCGGGGTCCTCGTTGCGGGTCTCACGGTCTTTCACGAAATCCAGGCCGATCATCAATCCCCGCCCGCGCACGTCACCTAGCCGGGGATGTTTTTTCTGCAACTCGAGCAATCCCCGCATCAGGTGTTCGCTTACCCTGCGGGCGTTATCCATCACCCCCTCTTCAAGGAGGTCTAGTGTCGCCAGGGCTGCTGCCACCGAGACTGCGTTCCCGCCGAAGGTAGTGCCATGGGCTGCGGGCGTCCAGGTAGAGAGTTCTTCGCGGAAGAGCACCGCGCTGATGGGGTAGCCGGAGGCTAGCCCTTTGGCCAGCACCACGATGTCGGCTTGCACTCCTTCCTGCTCCATGGCTAAAAAGGTTCCGGTGCGCCCCACTCCACTTTGCACCTCGTCGGCCACCAGCAGGATGCCGTGTCGCTGGGTTAGCTCGCGCAAGCCCTGCACGAAGCCCTTAGGCGGCACCACGTACCCGCCCTCACCCTGAATAGGCTCGAGGAAGACCGCTGCGACCTCGTCTGCAGGCAAACTAGTGCGGAATAGGTGCTCGAGGTAATCCAGCACGGCTTGCCCAACATTTTCCGGGCTCGCCCCCAGCGGCGGGCGGTAGGGGTGAGGGTAGGGGAGATGGACCACATGGGGCAATAGGGGTCCGAAGCCGCGGCGGTACTTGGCGTTCGAGGCGGTGAGCGACAAAGAACCCAGGGTACGCCCGTGGAAGCTCCCGGCGAAAGAGATCAGGTAAGGGCGGCGGGTGTGGTAGCGGGCCAGCTTGATGGCCGCCTCGATGCCCTCGGTGCCGGAGTTCCCGAAGAATACTCGGTAACCCCCGCCTAGCTTGGCGGCGAGGCGCTCAGCCAGGGTAACGGCGGAGTCATGGGTAAAGTCGGAGAAGCAGACGTGGGCGAACTTTTGGGCCTGCTCGGTCACGGCCTTGACCACCCGAGGATGGGCATAGCCGGTGGTGTTGACGGCGATCCCCGCCATCAGATCCAGGAAGCTGTTCCCGTCCACGTCATATAGCCAGCAGCCCTCGCCGCGCTCGGGCACCAGCGCATAGGGGCGGACGTACGAAGTAGACATCTGCCGGCGGTCGCGCTCGAGAATAGCTTTGGCTTTAGGACCGGGTAGAGCAGTCTGGATCAAAGGACGCGTCAGCATGTACCCAGTATACGGCTATACAAAGCGTAATTCATTGGGCAGATGAGCCAGGAGAATCCGGTATAAAAGGCTATGGACTGGATCCACGCCACCTTGCTGGGGGTGCGGTTTGTGCTCGAGTTGTGTGCTGTATGCGCCCTCGGCTACTGGGGCTTGCAGACGGGGCAAAACGGGCTCATGAAAATCCTGCTTGGCCTGGGGGCTCCGCTGCTCGCAGCCATCGTCTGGGGGACTTTTGTCGCGCCTAAAGCAACGGTTTTGCTGCCGGGAGCGCTGCGGCTGGGGCTCGAGTGCTTGGTTTTTGCCGCCGCCGTAGCTGCCTTGCTCGCCGTGGGCAAACCTGCGCTCGCTGGGGCATTTGCCGCGGTGGCGCTATCCAATCGGGTCTTGATGTACCTCTGGAAACAATAAAGCCCCCCTGGGATTAGGGGACGTGTCTAGCTGAACCGGTTTCAGGTGCTAGCCCTGATCAAAAGCCGCCAACTAAGAGCAGGATCTACAGGGAATGGCCCCAACCGAGCCGCAGGCGGTATGCTCTAGACTCCGGTCTCGTCCTGTTATAAACTTTGACTCGGTATAAAAAGCTGTAGCTGAGAACCGAATCCCCAGATGCATCATGCCCGTTCGGGGCAAAACGGAGGAGCAATGCGAATCAAGAAAATAGGTGTTGTCGGCGCGGGAACGATGGGCGGGGCCATCGCGGCCCTGGCGGCTTCGGCGGGGGTTCCGGTGGTGCTCTTGGACATCCCAGGGCAGCAAGACAAGCTCGAGCTGGTCAAGAAGGGCCTCGAGCGGCAGCTGAAGGCCAAACCTGCTGCTTTTATGGACAAGGGTCGGGCTAGCTTGATCGAACTAGGCACTACCGAGGAACTAGCCAAGCTTAAAGACTGTGACTGGATTGTCGAGGTCATCATCGAGAAGCCCGAGCCCAAGCAAGAGCTTTTCGCTAAACTGGAAAGCGTTTGCAAACCTACCGCCATCGTTTCTTCCAACACCTCGGGCATCCCCATGCGGACCCTACTCGAGGGCCGCTCGGAAGGCTTCCGTAAGCGATTCCTGGGTACCCACTTCTTCGCCCCGGTGCGCTACTTGCACCTTTTGGAGCTGATCCCCACGCCGGACACCGACCCCCAGGTGGTACAGACCATGCGCTACTTCGGAGAGCGCATTCTGGGCAAAGGCACGGTGATCTGTAAAGATGCCCCTGGCTTCATCGCCAACCGACTGGGCGTTTACGGTATGACCCAAGCCATGCGGTTGATGATGGAGGAGGGGCTTACCATTGATGAGGTGGACGCCCTCACCGGTCCCTTGGTGGGCCGCCCCAAGTCGGCCACCTTCCGCACCGGGGATATCTCTGGGTTAGACGTGCTCAAGCTGGTCTCCACTGAGCTTGCCCACACCACCGGGGAAGATTTCCGGATGCCCGACTGGGTGGAGAACCTGATTCAGCAGGGCAACCTCGGTGACAAGACCGGGGCGGGGTTTTACAAGAAAGTCGGCAAGGACATCTTTACCTACGACTACCGCACCGGCGAGTACAAGCCGCAGGAGAAACTGCGCCTTGCAGAGATTGCAGCCATCAAAGACTTACCGCTTTCTGAGCGGCTGAAAAAGGTGGCTGAACTTCCCGGCAAGTACGGTGCTTTCGCCCGTAAGCTCTTTCTGATCACCGCACATTACGCGCTCGAGAAAGCCCCCGAGATCGCCTACGACATCGTGGCGGTGGATCAGGCTATGGAGTGGGGCTTTGCCTGGGAGCAAGGCCCTTTCAAGAACATGGACGCGGTGGGCCTTGACTACCTCCGCCAGGGCTTTGCCGAGTTGGGCCTCGTTGAGCCGGAACTCCTGAAGAAGGCCCAGGGCAGCTTCTACAAGGACGGCACCTACCTGGGCTTCGATGGGCAGTACCACTCCCTCCCCAGGAACCCCGCCCACATTACGGCTTCAGGGCTGCGCAAGGCCGGGAAGGTACTCTTAGAGGGCAAGGAAACCGCTCTGCTCGACCTGGGGGACGGGGTGGCTCTCTTCGAGAACCGGGCTAAGATGGGGACCCTCGGCGAAGGGGTGCTCCGAGAACTGCACAAAGCCCTCGACTGGGTGGAGCAGAGCGATTACCACGGTTTGGTGCTCTCCCACGACGATCCCCGCACCTACTCGGCGGGCGCTAACTTGGCCCTGGTCCTGATGGGGGCGCAGGAAGGTGACTGGGACGAGATGGCCCGGGCTGTACACACCTTCCAGCAGACCGCCATGCGGCTGCGCCGCTCGCCATTCCCGGTAATTTCGGCTCCTTTTGGCCTCACGTTGGGTGGTGGGGCGGAGTTCAGCCTGCACTCAGACCGTATTCAGGCCCACGCTGAGCTGTATATGGGCTTAGTGGAGGTGGGAGTGGGTCTGATCCCGGCGGGCGGCGGCACCAAGGAGATGCTTTTCCGTTTCACCCAGGAGTTATCTGCCTATGGTCCCGACATCGACCTCTTTGAGGGGGTGAAGAGGGCTTTCCAGATGATCGCCTTAGCCCAGACCAGCACCAGCGCGCTCGAGGCCCGCAACATGGGATTCCTGCGCCACGGCGATGGTATCAGCATGAACCGCGATACCCTCATCTCTGACGCCAAAGCCCAGGTGTTGGCCCTGGCCGCAGGCTACGTGCCCCAACCCCCCATGAAGATTCGTGCCTTGGGCGCAGAGGGCATCGGCAACCTGCGCTACGCGCTGTGGCAGTTCCAGGAAGCTGGACAGGCCTCCGAACACGATGCGCGTATCGGGGAGGAACTGGCTTACGTGCTCTGCGGCGGGGACGGCCCGGCCCGTGAGGTCAGCGAACAGGACATCCTGGACCTCGAGCGCGAGGCCTTCCTCAAGCTCTTAGGTACGAAGAAGACCCAAGAGCGCATCGCGCACATGTTGAAGACTGGGAAGCCACTGCGGAACTAGGGGAACTTTATGCACGCCGATGTGCTTTTGTCTGAGGGCTTCTTGCTACACTCAATCCATGAACTACCGTGACTACATTACGCTCGAGCCCGGCAAGCGCAGCGGGAAACCCTGCATTCGCGGGATGCGGATCACAGTGTACGACGTGCTGGAATACCTGGCGAGCGGGATGAGCGTGGAGGAAATCTTAGATGACTTTCCCTATCTAACCCGTGAAGACATCCAGGCGTGTCTGGCCTACGCGGCTGACCGCGAGAAGACCCAGATGGTGGTAGCGGCTTGAAACTGCTGTTGGATCACAACCTCTCTCCCAAGCTGGTCTCGAGGCTGGCCGATCTTTACCCCGGTTCGAGTCATGTGTATTTGCTGGGTCTTGAGACCGCCGATGACCGAGCGGTATGGGAATATGCCCGGCAGGGAGGCTACACAGTGGTAAGCAAAGACTCCGATTACAACGATCTGTCTGTACTGCTGGGTTTCCCACCCAAGCTAGTCTGGATACGACGGGGGAACTGCTCCGTGCGCGAGATTGAGGCCATACTACGGGTTCATCATGCCGAAGTCGCAAGCTTTCTCGAGAACCCGGAAAGCGGGATGTTGATCTTGTTGTAGGCGGGGTGAGGCTTGAGATGATTCATCACTTCGTGGCCCTCGGCGACAGCTTCACCGAAGGAGTAGGCGACCCGGTGGAGGGAATTCCCTTGCGCTCCGCCCACGACTGGCTGGCCGAGTGGATGCGGGCGGCCAGCCCCGGCCTGCGCTACACCAACCTCGCCAGCCGGGGGCTGCGCGCCGGGGAAATCCGCGCGCAGCAACTCCAGCGCGGGCTCAGCCTGGAGCCCGACTTCGTCAGCGTCGTCGCGGGGGCCAACGACTGCCTGAAGGGGCCCTTCAGCGCCGAGCGCCTGCGGGCCGAGCTCAACCTGATGCTGGGGGCCTTCCAGAGCGTGGGGGCGCGGCTCTTCACCGCCACCTTGCCCAACTTCACGCTGCGCCTCGAGCTCCCGGGTGGCGTGCGCGAGCGCGTCGGGCGCAACCTCGAGGCCGCCAACCACATCATCCATGACCTCGCCGGGCGCTACGATGCGATCTTCTTCGACTTCTGGGAGAGCGACCTGGACAAAAATCCAGCCCTTTGGAGCGAAGACGGGGTGCACCCCAACGCCAGGGGCTACCTCGAGATCGCCCGGCAGGTGGCGCCGGTGCTCGAGCGGCACGGCATCGCGGTGCGGGTGCCGGCGGCGCAGGGGGAGGGGAGATGACCACGGCTTTCCCTAAGGCCAAGGCCGAGTCCTGGCGCACCCGTGTCTGGCGCTGGGGCTTCAACCTGTTCCCGGCCTACCGGGGCACGGGCGGGCGGGTGACCTACATCGCCCCCGACTGGAAGGAGGTCCACGTGGCGCTGCCGCTCAACTGGCGCACGCGCAACTACGTAGGGACCATCTTCGGCGGGAGCCTGTACGGCGCCATTGACCCCATCTACATGCTGATGCTCATCCACGTTTTGGGGCCGGAATACATCGTGTGGGACAAGGCGGCTACCATCCGCTTCCGCAAGCCGGGCAAGGCCACGCTCTACGCCCGCTTCGTGCTCACCGACGAGGAGTTAGGGGCCATCCGAACCCTCGCCGCCCAAAACCCCTCCGTAGACCGGGTCTACCCGGTGGAGCTGGTGGACAAAAACGGCGTGGTGCACGCCAGTTTTGAGAAAACCCTGTACATCCGTAAGAAACCTGAAAACCAGTCAAAAAAGCTCGAACCGAGCATAAAGGAGTCCAGATGAGAGAAGCCGTAATCGTGAGTGCAGTGCGTAGCGCCGTTGGGCGCGGGAAAAGCGACGGGTCGCTGGCGAGCGTGCATCCTATTGACCTCTCGGCTACCGTGATGAAAGCCGCCGTTGCAAAAGCCGGGGTGGCCCCCCAGGTCGTCGAAGATGTGCAGTGGGGCTGCGCTATGCCGGAGGGTAGCCAGGGCTTGAACGTGGCCCGGCTCTCGCTCTTGCGGGCGGGGTTTCCCGTCGAGGTGACGGGGGCAACCATCAACCGCTTCTGCTCCTCCGGGCTCCAGAGCATCGCCTATGGGGCCCAGGCCATTCTCTCGGGGATGAACGACGTAGTGCTCGCAGGGGGTGTGGAGATGATGAGCCAGGTGCCGATGTCGGGTTACCACACCCGGCTGCACCCCGAGATGGCCGAGGCCTACATCGGCATGGGTTACACCGCCGAGCGGGTGGCCGAGCGTTGGGGAGTAAGCCGCGAGGATCAGGACGTCTGGGCCTACGGTTCGCACCAGAAAGCTCTCAAGGCCCAGGCCGAGGGCAAGTTTGACGAGGAGATCGTGCCTGTGGTGGTGAAAAAAGTGAGCTGGAAGGGGGCAAAAAAGCAAGTTGAGGAGATTCCCTTTGCCAAGGACGAGATCCCCCGCGCGGACACCAGCCTCGAGCGCCTGGCCAAGCTCAAACCCGCGTTCAAGGAAGGCGGCACCGTGACTGCCGGGAACGCCTCGCCGTACTCGGACGGGGCCGCCGCCGTGCTGCTGATGAGCCGCGAGAAGGCCGATGAGCTGGGCCTCAAACCGCTGGCCCGCTTTGTGAGCTTCGCCACCGGGGGCGTGGACCCAGACATCATGGGGGTGGGACCGATCAAGGCCGTGCCTAAGGCGCTGGCTAAGGCGGGTATTCGCCTCGAGGACATCAAGCTCATCGAGTTTAATGAGGCCTTTGCCGCTCAGGTGCTGGCGGTGATGCGCGAGCTAAGCTTCAACCCTGAGATCGTCAACGTAAATGGTGGGGCCATTGCGCTCGGCCACCCGCTCGGCGCGACCGGGGCCAAGCTCACTACCCAACTCGTCCACGAACTGGCGCGGCGCGGCGGTGGGCTGGGCCTGGTGACGATGTGCATCGGCGGCGGGATGGGGGCCGCAGGGGTTTTTGAGGTCTATCCCCAAAGCTGACCGTCGCTGGCGGCTAGCGGATAGCCAAGAAAGTTTTTTGGTTATCCGCTATTTGCCGGTTGCTCACCCCTTGCTTACCCAAATTGGCTACCCTGGATTCGCTTGACCCCGGACGAGACGCGCCGTACCCGGTCAAGACAAGACGACGCATCCCGGGAGGAGCGTGCCTTATGGCTTGGGTTTTGCTGATCATCGCGGGCCTTTTGGAAACCGCTTGGGCCATCGGGCTCAAATACACCGAAGGCTTTACCCGGCTCTGGCCCAGCGTGTTCACCGCGGTGGCCATTGGGGGAGCATGTTCTTGTTGTCGCTGGCTGCCCGGACCCTCCCCATCGGGACCGCCTACGCGGTGTGGGTGGGGATCGGGGCTTTGGGTGCGGCGGTGTTGGGGGTCGTGCTCTTCAAAGAGCCGCTCTCGCTGGCTCGAGCTTTTTTCCTGGCCTTGCTGTTGGCTTCGATCATCGGGCTTAAGCTGACCTCGAGCGAGCCCTGAGGCCCTTTGCCTCGCCTAGCAGGGTTTGCGGGAGGTATTCGTGTAGACCGCTCTGAAAGCCCTATATAGTGCTAGGGATGGAGGTGCAGATCTTCGGGCTAAAGAGTTCTTCGGCGACCCGCGCCGCCGAGCGCTTCTTCAAGGAGCGCCGTGTCAAGATCCACTTTGTAGATCTGTCCCAGCGCCCTATGAGCAAGGGGGAGATCGGGCGATTTGCGCAGAAATTCGGGCTCGAGGTCCTGATCGACACCCAGACCAAAGCCTACCGCGATAGCTACCTCGAGTACCTTCGCGTGACCGAAGAGGAGCTGCTCAGAAAGATCGCTGCCGAGCCCCGACTGCTCAAGTTGCCCCTGGTACGCAGCGGCAACCTGCTAAGCGTTGGGCTGGCCCAGGCGGAGTGGAAAAAATGGCTGTCGGGCGTGTAAAGCTAGGCCACGTGTGATCTGAACTCCACCCCAAGCGTTCGGCCAAGGGCTGGCTAGTGGCGCTTCTTCTGTCGGGACCCCCAAAGGCAAAACGAACTAGGCGGACTTCGCTTACACCGGTTCTCTAGCCTTTCGAGCGGGCAACCCGCAAGGTATCCGGTGCGGCTCGAGGTGACCTACTATCCTTCGGGCCGCACCGTTACCGAAAGCCCAATATTCCATGTCCAACCTTCCCGCTAGCCGCTACCTCGGATTGCGCCCACCTCGGTTGGCGCAAGAGCACAGTAGCCCGCCATTGAACCCGGACAAACACATGTGAGACTCTAAGCTGGGATAAAAAGAGGGGAACCGACCAGGAAAGGAGGTTCCCCAGGTGCAGTTTACCACCGTTGGCCGAGAGATATGGAGAGGCGCTAGACAAGCACAGAGGCTGGCCGAGGCCAACGCAAGCGACCCAGAGGTCCAGGAACGTCTGCGCAAGCTCCGACTGGTCAAAGCCCTGCGTGAAAGTAAAAAGAGCTGGAAGGAGATCCAGGACCTGGTCGGGATCAGCCGGGCCACCTACCACCGCTGGCAAAAAGCCCTAAAAGAAAAGGGCCTGGCTGGACTCAAACCCCGCTCCCGCCGCCCTAAGCACCTGCGCACAAAGGTCCACTGGACCCCAGGGCTGCTCATTAGAATAGAAACTCTCCGCAAGGAAAACCCCACCTGGGGACGCTGGTCCATCTGGCTTACCCTCCGCAAGGAGGGTTTCCAGATGAGCGAACGCACGGTGGGGCGCATCCTGGCCTACCTGGAGAAGCACCGACGTATCGAGAGCGTGGCCGGCTACCTGGCCCGGACTCAAAGAGGGAAGCTAAAGCGAAGGGTAAACCGGCCCTACGCCAAAAGGAAGCCCCGAGGATACGAGGCCAGGGCTCCTGGGGACCTGGTCCAGGTGGACACCCTCACCCTGACCTTAGGACCGGGAAGCATGGTCAAGCACTTCTCGGCGATTGACCTCCATAGCCGGTTTGTCCTGGCGGAGGTGCACAGCCGGGCCACGGCTAAGCTTTCTGAGGGGTTCTTGTCCTTGCTTCTGGCCAGGGCCCCTTTTCCCATCCGGGCCATCCAGGTGGATGGGGGCAGCGAGTTCATGGCCGAGTTTGAGGAGGCCTGCTGTGCTCTGGGGATTGCCTTGTTTGTGCTACCGCCGAGGAGTCCTAAACTCAATGGTCACGTGGAGCGGATGCAGCGGACCTTCAAGGAGGAGTTCTACACCCGGGCCTTTGCCCACCCCGCTCAGCGAGCTGCAGGCAGAGCTGGATACCTACCTGGACTACTACAACCGCCGAAGGCCTCACATGGCCCTGGGGGGTCTTGCTCCGCTGGAGTTTTTGGCTAAGATGCAAGAGGAGTCGGTTCCTCAAAGAGTCTCAAATGTGTTGACCGATTACAGCCATTTGACCAAGCGGGGGTTTGCGGATAAAATTTGACTGAGTATAAGATTATATCCGGTCAACCGAGGTGAGGCATGATTGCAGATCGTAAGTTGGCAAAAAAAGGCGGCGGCTGGCTGCTGGAAAAACCTGAGGCCATCTTTACCCCCGAGGACTTCGACGACACCACCCGCATGATCCAAGATACCGTGCGGCAGTTCGTGGAAAAGGAATACCGTCCGGTAGCCGAGGCGATGGAACACGGCGCCCTCGAGCACAATATTCCCTTGCTCAAGAAAGCAGGCGAGCTGGGCCTTTTGGGGGTAGAGGTTTCAGAGGAGTATGGCGGCCTCGACCTGCCCAAAACTGTTTCCACGGTGATCGCCGAAGGGCTTTCCCCGACCGGAGGTTTTAGCGTCAGCTACGGGGTGCAAACCAGCATTGGTCTGCTGCCGTTGGTCTACTGGGGCACCAAGGAGCAGAAGGACAGGTACCTTGCCAAACTGGTCTCCGGCGAGTTGATCGCCGCCTACTGCCTCACCGAGCCGCAGTCCGGCTCTGACGCGATGGGTGCCAAGACCCGTGCCGAACTCAGCGAGGACGGCAAGTACTACATCATCAACGGGACCAAGATGTGGATCAGCAACGCTGGCTTCGCTCATCTCTTCACCGTCTTCGCCAAAACCAAGGAGGGCCTCACTGCCTTTTTGGTCGAGCGGGACACGCCGGGGTTGCGTCTGGGCGGGGAAGAAAAGAAGATGGGGATCAAATCCTCGAGCACCCGCCAGGTATTCTTCGAGGACGTTAAGGTTCCCGTTGAGAACGTGCTGGGCGAGCTGGGCAAGGGGCACAAGATCGCCTTTAACGTGCTCAACGTGGGACGCTACAAGCTGGGGGCAGGGGCCATCGGTGGAGCCAAGGAGGCCCTCGCACTTTCTGCCAAGTACGCTAAGGAGCGGGTCGCTTTCGGCCAGCCCATCGCCAACTTTGGCCTTATTCAGCAAAAGCTCGCTGAAATGGCCTCGCGGATTTTTGCCGGGGAAAGCGCTGTATACCGCACGATGGGCTTGATCGACGAAGCCATCGCGGGAAAAACCGGAACCGAGGCGGTGCTAGCGGGTATCGAGGAGTACGCAGTAGAAGCTAGCATCATCAAGGTGCTGGGGTCGGAGATCCTCGACTATGCTGTGGACGAGGGCGTACAGATTCATGGCGGCTACGGCTATTCGGGTGAGTACGCTATCGAGCGGGCTTACCGCGACAGCCGCATCAACCGCATCTTTGAAGGGACCAATGAGATCAACCGCCTGCTGATCCCTGGGATGCTCCTGCGGCGGGCCATGAAGGGCGAGCTTCCGCTGGTAGATGCTGCCATGCGGCTGCAAAGGGAACTGCTCGAGCCCTCCTTTGACGAGCCCGAGGACAAGGAGATGGCAGAGCTCGAGAACCTCAAGAAGCTAGTGTTGATGATCGCTGGGCTGGCTGCGATGAAGTGGGGCACCAAGGTGGAGGAGGAGCAGGAGGTGTTGGCGGTGGCCGCTGATATCCTCATCGATATCTACGCGGCCGAGTCGGCCCTGCTGCGTTCGCGCCGCTTGGGGGGCGGGGTCTACGCGGACATGTCCCGGCTATACCAGTACCAAGCTGTTGACCGCGCCCAAGCTGGCGCGCTGTCGGTGCTGCCCCGCCTAGCCGAGGGCGACGAGTTGCGGGGGATGGTCTCTGCAGCCCGCCGCTTGACCAAACATGAACCGATGGACTTGGTAGAAATACGCCGCCGAATCGCCAAAGCGGTGCTCGAGCGCGATGGGTATCCACAGCCCAGAGCCTAAACCCCCCTACGCGGCCAGAAAGCTAGACGTCGGCTGAACCAAGCTCTATTCGGTTTTTTCCGGTGTTCTTAGCTCGGTACAAAGCCCCATCGGCTTTGGCCAGCAACTCGTCCAGGGTTCGATGGCTTAGCTCCAGCGCTACCACCCCCATGCTGACGGTAGCGACGATGGGGCTTCCTGCGTATGTGACAGGATTGTTGAGGATTTCCTGGTGGATGCGCATAGCTACCTCGAGGGCTTCGGGGATTTGGGTGTTTGGCAGCAATACCGCAAACTCCTCACCGCCGTAGCGGGCCACCAAATCCCCTTTGCGAACGTGGGCCCGGGTCACCTCGGCGATGCGGGCGAGTACCTGATCTCCTACCAGGTGCCCGTGGGTGTCGTTAATCTTCTTGAAGTCATCGGCATCGAAAAGCAGTACCGAAAGGGGTTTGAGATCGCGCTGGGCCATTGCGAACATCTGCTGGGCTTGTTGGATGAAGTAACGCCGGTTATGGGTATTGGTCAGGTAATCGGTGATGGAAAGTCGGTGCAGCTCACTGTAGGCTTGCTCGAGCTGCGCGATGAGGCGGAGCTGGAAGTAACTAAACACCGGGGCGATAATGAGCGGGACGATAAACCCTATAAATAAACCGCTGGCGGATACATGTCCGTTTTGGAGATAGCTCACTGCGGATGTAAGCATCAGGGAAAGCGCTACCGAGGCTAGGGTGAGAAGCCCAACCACCCGCACGGTGCCATATTGCTTGAGAAGTTTGCGCAGCATAAGCTCTCTACTCTCGGCCCCAGGCTTCATTAATGGGCTATGTTGCGGCGCGGTGGCACAGGTTTGGACGATGTTTTATGGGGAAGTCGGGGACCCTCCATTGCGCCTAACTCTAGGCCGGTTTGCGTTATACCAGCGTTACCGGACGGTCGTTTTAGAGATCGGGGATGAGGAAGGCGGATGTAGCGTGTAAACTCGAAAGACGTATGCGCTTGGCAATTGTGGGCGTGGGCAAGATGGGCCGGAGCATCCTCGAGGGCATCCTCAAAGCGGAGTTTCTGGCTCCCCAAGAAGTAGGCGTGGTAGACATAAAGGAATATGCGCAAGGGGTAGCGGCCCAGTATGGGGTAAAGGTCCTTACCCATTCCGAACTGCGCGTGGCGGAGCGGGTCTTGATCAGTGTACAACCCAAAGACCTGCCCACGGTAGCACCCCAGATCACCCATCCCAATACCGGTTATATCTCGATCATGGCGGGGGTTTCCACCCGTGTCCTGACCGAGCGCCTGGGTACGCGGCGGGTGGTGCGGGCTATGCCCAACCTAGCGGCTACCATTGGTAAAAGTTCGACGGCGGTGGTGGGCCCGCGCGAGGCGGAAGAGGCGGGGGATCTAGAGTTCGCCCGGCAACTCTTCGCTACCGTGGGTGATGTCTACGACCTCCCAGAGCGCCTTTTCGATGCCTTTACCGGGATGTCGGCTTCGGCTCCGGCTTACGTGGCGATGGTCGCCGAAGCCTTGGCCGACGGTGGGGTGAAGATGGGGATTCCCCGCGCCCAAGCCCTCAAGCTGGCCGCCGATGTGCTCATCGCTACCGGAGAGTTGTTACGGTATAAGCATCCGGCTGTGATTAAGGATGAGGTAAGCAGCCCCGGCGGGACCACTATCCATGGGGTGGCGGCGCTCGAGGCCCGCGGAATCCGCGCGGCCCTCATCGAAGCTGTTCAGGCCGCTACCCTTCGCGGCCATGAGCTGGGTCAGGACGAATAACCCAACCAAGGAAAAAACGCTCGGTAAAATCCAAAGGATGCGCCCTGTCACGATCATGCTCGCTTTGATTCTGGGT
This window harbors:
- a CDS encoding YrdB family protein; translation: MDWIHATLLGVRFVLELCAVCALGYWGLQTGQNGLMKILLGLGAPLLAAIVWGTFVAPKATVLLPGALRLGLECLVFAAAVAALLAVGKPALAGAFAAVALSNRVLMYLWKQ
- a CDS encoding DUF5615 family PIN-like protein, with amino-acid sequence MKLLLDHNLSPKLVSRLADLYPGSSHVYLLGLETADDRAVWEYARQGGYTVVSKDSDYNDLSVLLGFPPKLVWIRRGNCSVREIEAILRVHHAEVASFLENPESGMLILL
- a CDS encoding SGNH/GDSL hydrolase family protein, which gives rise to MIHHFVALGDSFTEGVGDPVEGIPLRSAHDWLAEWMRAASPGLRYTNLASRGLRAGEIRAQQLQRGLSLEPDFVSVVAGANDCLKGPFSAERLRAELNLMLGAFQSVGARLFTATLPNFTLRLELPGGVRERVGRNLEAANHIIHDLAGRYDAIFFDFWESDLDKNPALWSEDGVHPNARGYLEIARQVAPVLERHGIAVRVPAAQGEGR
- a CDS encoding DUF4442 domain-containing protein, whose product is MTTAFPKAKAESWRTRVWRWGFNLFPAYRGTGGRVTYIAPDWKEVHVALPLNWRTRNYVGTIFGGSLYGAIDPIYMLMLIHVLGPEYIVWDKAATIRFRKPGKATLYARFVLTDEELGAIRTLAAQNPSVDRVYPVELVDKNGVVHASFEKTLYIRKKPENQSKKLEPSIKESR
- a CDS encoding acetyl ornithine aminotransferase family protein, coding for MLTRPLIQTALPGPKAKAILERDRRQMSTSYVRPYALVPERGEGCWLYDVDGNSFLDLMAGIAVNTTGYAHPRVVKAVTEQAQKFAHVCFSDFTHDSAVTLAERLAAKLGGGYRVFFGNSGTEGIEAAIKLARYHTRRPYLISFAGSFHGRTLGSLSLTASNAKYRRGFGPLLPHVVHLPYPHPYRPPLGASPENVGQAVLDYLEHLFRTSLPADEVAAVFLEPIQGEGGYVVPPKGFVQGLRELTQRHGILLVADEVQSGVGRTGTFLAMEQEGVQADIVVLAKGLASGYPISAVLFREELSTWTPAAHGTTFGGNAVSVAAALATLDLLEEGVMDNARRVSEHLMRGLLELQKKHPRLGDVRGRGLMIGLDFVKDRETRNEDPALRDQVQQKAFEKGLLVLSAGPSTVRLAPPLILTLEEADIALDVLGEVLRAVGA
- a CDS encoding 3-hydroxyacyl-CoA dehydrogenase/enoyl-CoA hydratase family protein; amino-acid sequence: MRIKKIGVVGAGTMGGAIAALAASAGVPVVLLDIPGQQDKLELVKKGLERQLKAKPAAFMDKGRASLIELGTTEELAKLKDCDWIVEVIIEKPEPKQELFAKLESVCKPTAIVSSNTSGIPMRTLLEGRSEGFRKRFLGTHFFAPVRYLHLLELIPTPDTDPQVVQTMRYFGERILGKGTVICKDAPGFIANRLGVYGMTQAMRLMMEEGLTIDEVDALTGPLVGRPKSATFRTGDISGLDVLKLVSTELAHTTGEDFRMPDWVENLIQQGNLGDKTGAGFYKKVGKDIFTYDYRTGEYKPQEKLRLAEIAAIKDLPLSERLKKVAELPGKYGAFARKLFLITAHYALEKAPEIAYDIVAVDQAMEWGFAWEQGPFKNMDAVGLDYLRQGFAELGLVEPELLKKAQGSFYKDGTYLGFDGQYHSLPRNPAHITASGLRKAGKVLLEGKETALLDLGDGVALFENRAKMGTLGEGVLRELHKALDWVEQSDYHGLVLSHDDPRTYSAGANLALVLMGAQEGDWDEMARAVHTFQQTAMRLRRSPFPVISAPFGLTLGGGAEFSLHSDRIQAHAELYMGLVEVGVGLIPAGGGTKEMLFRFTQELSAYGPDIDLFEGVKRAFQMIALAQTSTSALEARNMGFLRHGDGISMNRDTLISDAKAQVLALAAGYVPQPPMKIRALGAEGIGNLRYALWQFQEAGQASEHDARIGEELAYVLCGGDGPAREVSEQDILDLEREAFLKLLGTKKTQERIAHMLKTGKPLRN
- a CDS encoding DUF433 domain-containing protein; translation: MNYRDYITLEPGKRSGKPCIRGMRITVYDVLEYLASGMSVEEILDDFPYLTREDIQACLAYAADREKTQMVVAA